In one Oryza glaberrima chromosome 2, OglaRS2, whole genome shotgun sequence genomic region, the following are encoded:
- the LOC127763235 gene encoding microtubule-associated protein 70-2 isoform X1, with the protein MADGGGGEEGSASALRGSVRRRGAVQPAGLDADELLTLMHGSDPVKVELNRLENEVRDKDRELGDAHAEIKALRLSERAREKAVEELTAEYEKLDEKLKLTESLLESKNLELKKTNDEKKAAMAAQFAAEATLRRVHAAQKDDDMPPIEAILAPLEAELKLARQEIAKLQDDNRALDRLTKQKEAALLEAERTVEIALAKAAMVDDMQNKNQELMKQIEICQEENKILDRLHRQKVAEVEKLSQTVRELEEAVLAGGAAANAVRDYQRKVQEMNEERKILDRELARAKVTANRVAVVVANEWKDANDKVMPVKQWLEERRFLQGEMQQLRDKLAIAERTARSEAQLKEKYQLRLKVLEDGLRGPPSGSSRPTEGKSIGNGPSRRLSLGGADNMSKISPNGMLARRSPSFNSRSSLSTSSSLVIKHAKGTSRSFDGGTRSLDRGKVLGNGPHLLNRSTDAVRDCETTDDWKAANTEEKGSEATNSSSTDTVSGVLYDMLQKEVISLRKACHEKDQSLKDKDDAIEMLAKKVDTLTKAMEVEAKKMRREVAAMEKEVAAMRLDKDQENKAKRPGNFKGPGTTSQAPHGSRNAPRGGLTRNLQ; encoded by the exons atggcggacggcggcggcggggaggaggggagcgcgTCGGCGCTCAGGGGCTCCgtgcgacggcgcggggcggtgCAGCCGGCGGGGCtggacgccgacgagctcctcacGCTGATGCACGGGTCGGATCCCGTCAAGGTCGAGCTCAACCGCCTGGAGAACGAAGTGAGGG ATAAGGATAGGGAGCTCGGAGATGCGCATGCGGAGATTAAGGCGCTAAGGCTGTCAGAAAGAGCGCGGGAGAAGGCCGTCGAGGAG CTCACAGCGGAATATGAGAAGCTGGATGAGAAACTCAAGCTAACAGAGTCTCTCCTTGAAAGCAAA AATCTAGAACTCAAGAAAACAAATGATGAGAAAAAGGCGGCTATGGCTGCTCAGTTTGCAGCAGAAGCAACTCTGCGAAGAGTGCATGCAGCCCAAAAAGATGATGATATGCCACCTATTGAAGCTATTCTTGCTCCACTTGAAGCTGAACTAAAGCTTGCTCGTCAAGAG ATTGCAAAACTCCAGGATGACAACAGAGCTTTAGATCGTCTAACAAAACAAAAGGAGGCAGCGCTGCTGGAAGCAGAAAGGACTGTAGAAATTGCATTAGCAAAAGCTGCCATGGTTGATGACATGCAAAACAAGAACCAAGAGTTAATGAAACAAATTGAGATCTGCCAG gaagaaaataagatCTTGGACAGGCTGCACCGCCAAAAAGTTGCTGAAGTAGAAAAGCTTAGTCAAACTGTAAGAGAGCTGGAAGAGGCTGTTCTTGCTGGTGGTGCAGCTGCTAATGCTGTCAGAGATTACCAGCGGAAAGTTCAAGAAATGAAT GAGGAAAGAAAAATTCTTGACCGTGAGCTTGCGCGGGCAAAAGTTACAGCAAACAGAGTTGCTGTTGTAGTTGCAAATGAGTGGAAAGATGCTAATGACAAAGTAATGCCTGTCAAACAGTGGCTTGAAGAGCGCAGGTTTCTGCAG GGTGAGATGCAGCAACTTCGTGATAAACTTGCTATTGCAGAACGAACAGCTCGATCTGAAGCTCAACTAAAG GAAAAGTACCAGCTGCGCCTAAAAGTTCTAGAAGATGGATTGAGGGGGCCACCTAGTGGTTCTAGTCGTCCTACAGAAGGAAAGAGTATCGGTAATGGACCATCCCGTCGGTTGTCTCTAGGTGGAGCAGATAATATGTCAAAAATCTCCCCGAATGGCATGTTGGCAAGGAGATCTCCATCATTTAATTCAAGATCCTCTCTTTCTACTAGCAGCAGCTTGGTCATCAAGCATGCAAAGGGAACTTCAAGGTCATTTGATGGTGGTACCAGGTCATTAGACCGTGGAAAAGTCCTTGGGAATGGACCTCATTTGCTCAATAGATCTACGGATGCTGTTAGAGATTGTGAGACAACTGATGATTGGAAGGCGGCTAACACAGAAGAAAAAGGTAGCGAGGCCACAAATAGTAGTTCAACTGACACAGTATCTGGTGTACTCTATGACATGCTGCAAAAGGAGGTCATTTCATTGAGAAAGGCATGCCATGAGAAAGATCAAAGTCTAAAAGACAAGGATGATGCAATTGAG ATGTTGGCAAAAAAGGTAGATACATTAACCAAGGCTATGGAAGTGGAGGCTAAAAAGATGAGGCGAGAGGTAGCTGCTATGGAGAAGGAAGTTGCTGCTATGCGTCTTGACAAGGATCAAGAAAACAAGGCTAAGCGGCCTGGAAATTTCAAAGGACCTGGAACCACTTCTCAGGCGCCTCATGGAAG CAGAAATGCACCACGGGGTGGGTTGACTCGGAACCTTCAATAA
- the LOC127763235 gene encoding microtubule-associated protein 70-2 isoform X2, whose protein sequence is MADGGGGEEGSASALRGSVRRRGAVQPAGLDADELLTLMHGSDPVKVELNRLENEVRDKDRELGDAHAEIKALRLSERAREKAVEELTAEYEKLDEKLKLTESLLESKNLELKKTNDEKKAAMAAQFAAEATLRRVHAAQKDDDMPPIEAILAPLEAELKLARQEIAKLQDDNRALDRLTKQKEAALLEAERTVEIALAKAAMVDDMQNKNQELMKQIEICQEENKILDRLHRQKVAEVEKLSQTVRELEEAVLAGGAAANAVRDYQRKVQEMNEERKILDRELARAKVTANRVAVVVANEWKDANDKVMPVKQWLEERRFLQGEMQQLRDKLAIAERTARSEAQLKEKYQLRLKVLEDGLRGPPSGSSRPTEGKSIGNGPSRRLSLGGADNMSKISPNGMLARRSPSFNSRSSLSTSSSLVIKHAKGTSRSFDGGTRSLDRGKVLGNGPHLLNRSTDAVRDCETTDDWKAANTEEKGSEATNSSSTDTVSGVLYDMLQKEVISLRKACHEKDQSLKDKDDAIEMLAKKVDTLTKAMEVEAKKMRREVAAMEKEVAAMRLDKDQENKAKRPGNFKGPGTTSQAPHGRNAPRGGLTRNLQ, encoded by the exons atggcggacggcggcggcggggaggaggggagcgcgTCGGCGCTCAGGGGCTCCgtgcgacggcgcggggcggtgCAGCCGGCGGGGCtggacgccgacgagctcctcacGCTGATGCACGGGTCGGATCCCGTCAAGGTCGAGCTCAACCGCCTGGAGAACGAAGTGAGGG ATAAGGATAGGGAGCTCGGAGATGCGCATGCGGAGATTAAGGCGCTAAGGCTGTCAGAAAGAGCGCGGGAGAAGGCCGTCGAGGAG CTCACAGCGGAATATGAGAAGCTGGATGAGAAACTCAAGCTAACAGAGTCTCTCCTTGAAAGCAAA AATCTAGAACTCAAGAAAACAAATGATGAGAAAAAGGCGGCTATGGCTGCTCAGTTTGCAGCAGAAGCAACTCTGCGAAGAGTGCATGCAGCCCAAAAAGATGATGATATGCCACCTATTGAAGCTATTCTTGCTCCACTTGAAGCTGAACTAAAGCTTGCTCGTCAAGAG ATTGCAAAACTCCAGGATGACAACAGAGCTTTAGATCGTCTAACAAAACAAAAGGAGGCAGCGCTGCTGGAAGCAGAAAGGACTGTAGAAATTGCATTAGCAAAAGCTGCCATGGTTGATGACATGCAAAACAAGAACCAAGAGTTAATGAAACAAATTGAGATCTGCCAG gaagaaaataagatCTTGGACAGGCTGCACCGCCAAAAAGTTGCTGAAGTAGAAAAGCTTAGTCAAACTGTAAGAGAGCTGGAAGAGGCTGTTCTTGCTGGTGGTGCAGCTGCTAATGCTGTCAGAGATTACCAGCGGAAAGTTCAAGAAATGAAT GAGGAAAGAAAAATTCTTGACCGTGAGCTTGCGCGGGCAAAAGTTACAGCAAACAGAGTTGCTGTTGTAGTTGCAAATGAGTGGAAAGATGCTAATGACAAAGTAATGCCTGTCAAACAGTGGCTTGAAGAGCGCAGGTTTCTGCAG GGTGAGATGCAGCAACTTCGTGATAAACTTGCTATTGCAGAACGAACAGCTCGATCTGAAGCTCAACTAAAG GAAAAGTACCAGCTGCGCCTAAAAGTTCTAGAAGATGGATTGAGGGGGCCACCTAGTGGTTCTAGTCGTCCTACAGAAGGAAAGAGTATCGGTAATGGACCATCCCGTCGGTTGTCTCTAGGTGGAGCAGATAATATGTCAAAAATCTCCCCGAATGGCATGTTGGCAAGGAGATCTCCATCATTTAATTCAAGATCCTCTCTTTCTACTAGCAGCAGCTTGGTCATCAAGCATGCAAAGGGAACTTCAAGGTCATTTGATGGTGGTACCAGGTCATTAGACCGTGGAAAAGTCCTTGGGAATGGACCTCATTTGCTCAATAGATCTACGGATGCTGTTAGAGATTGTGAGACAACTGATGATTGGAAGGCGGCTAACACAGAAGAAAAAGGTAGCGAGGCCACAAATAGTAGTTCAACTGACACAGTATCTGGTGTACTCTATGACATGCTGCAAAAGGAGGTCATTTCATTGAGAAAGGCATGCCATGAGAAAGATCAAAGTCTAAAAGACAAGGATGATGCAATTGAG ATGTTGGCAAAAAAGGTAGATACATTAACCAAGGCTATGGAAGTGGAGGCTAAAAAGATGAGGCGAGAGGTAGCTGCTATGGAGAAGGAAGTTGCTGCTATGCGTCTTGACAAGGATCAAGAAAACAAGGCTAAGCGGCCTGGAAATTTCAAAGGACCTGGAACCACTTCTCAGGCGCCTCATGGAAG AAATGCACCACGGGGTGGGTTGACTCGGAACCTTCAATAA